In Stigmatopora argus isolate UIUO_Sarg chromosome 10, RoL_Sarg_1.0, whole genome shotgun sequence, the following proteins share a genomic window:
- the ccnl1a gene encoding cyclin-L1a isoform X1, whose product MAAGPLSVSSTASTNNDGILIGDKVYSEVYLTIDSSLIPEERLSPTPSMLDGLDLHTETDLRILGCELIQSAGILLRLPQVAMATGQVLFHRFFYSKSFVKHSFEIVAMACINLASKIEEAPRRIRDVINVFHHLKQIRMKKTTSPLILDQNYINTKNQVIKAERRILKELGFCVHVKHPHKIIFMYLQVLECEKNQTLVQTAWNYINDSLRTNVFVRFQPETIACACIFLAARALQIPLPARPQWHLLFGASDDDIKEICITTLRLYSRKKPNYEQLEKEVDRRKMCMAEAKLKAKGLNPDGTPALASAGGFSPASKPSSPNLIKADEKSPNGQTLKAVKKEPDNRTQISKSPHNGLRKETKIGRNSRSGSRSRSRTRSRSRSRSPRRHYNSRRSRSGTYSSRSRSHSRSPSPHRRPPSPLLPHLKTKASHHGNSDSKSGGRHNNSGHKRKRSRSRSRTPLKVERERERERDRDRERATFDSSSKKHKHERAAGHRGDRKERERSRSYDRERERGHKSKHHSSSSNSGHSGHGRHRR is encoded by the exons atggccgcaGGTCCCCTTTCTGTGTCTTCAACCGCGTCAACAAACAACGATGGCATCCTTATTGGTGACAAAGTTTATTCCGAGGTATATCTTACGATCGATAGCTCGCTTATCCCCGAGGAAAGGCTCTCTCCGACGCCGTCAATGCTCGACGGCCTCGACTTGCACACCGAGACCGACCTTCGAATCCTCGGATGTGAGTTGATCCAGTCGGCGGGCATTCTTCTCCGTTTGCCGCAG GTGGCGATGGCGACAGGGCAGGTGCTTTTTCATCGTTTCTTTTACTCCAAGTCCTTCGTCAAACATAGTTTCGAG ATTGTTGCTATGGCTTGTATTAACTTGGCATCCAAGATTGAAGAAGCACCTCGGCGGATACGAGATGTCATCAATGTTTTCCACCATCTCAAGCAGATTAGAATGAAAAA GACAACAAGTCCATTGATTCTTGATCAGAACTACATAAACACCAAAAATCAAGTCATCAAAGCTGAGCGTCGGATTTTAAAGGAACTGGGATTCTGTGTACACGTCAAGCATCCCCACAAG ATCATTTTCATGTACCTCCAAGTCCTGGAGTGTGAAAAGAACCAAACATTGGTCCAGACCGCCTG GAACTACATAAACGACAGCTTGAGGACCAATGTGTTTGTGAGGTTCCAGCCAGAGACCATAGCGTGCGCCTGCATATTCCTGGCTGCTCGAGCTTTACAG ATCCCGCTCCCCGCCAGACCTCAGTGGCACTTGCTGTTTGGCGCAAGCGACGATGACATTAAAGAAATTTGCATCACCACTCTGAGACTCTACTCAAGGAAGAAG CCCAATTACGAGCAGCTGGAAAAGGAAGTGGACCGACGGAAGATGTGCATGGCAGAAGCGAAGCTGAAGGCCAAAGGGCTGAATCCCGACGGCACGCCGGCCTTGGCCTCCGCGGGTGGCTTCTCGCCCGCTTCCAAACCCTCGTCCCCGAACCTGATCAAAGCAGACGAGAAGTCCCCCAATGGTCAGACGCTCAAAGCGGTCAAGAAAGAGCCAGATAACCGCACGCAGATCAGCAAGAGTCCACACAATGG GTTGAGGAAAGAGACAAAGATCGGGCGGAACAGCAGGAGCGGAAGCCGCTCACGATCGAGAACGCGTTCACGGTCGAGATCTCGCTCCCCCCGCAGACA TTACAACAGCAGACGCAGTCGCTCGGGGACCTACAGTTCCCGCTCGCGTTCGCACAGCCGGAGTCCCTCTCCACACAGGCGGCCTCCCTCGCCTTTGCTCCCCCACCTCAAAACCAAGGCCTCCCACCACGGCAACAGCGACTCCAAGAGCGGCGGCCGACACAACAACAGCGGGCACAAGAGGAAACGCTCGCGATCGCGCTCACGCACACCTCTCAAAGTCGAGAGggagcgcgagcgagagagggacagagaccGCGAACGCGCAACCTTCGACTCGTCTTCAAAGAAACACAAGCACGAGCGCGCCGCCGGTCATCGGGGCGACAGGAAAGAGCGGGAGCGGTCGCGCTCGTACGACAGGGAACGGGAGAGGGGCCACAagagcaaacaccacagcagcagcagcaacagcggACATTCGGGACACGGGAGACACAGGCGCTGA
- the ccnl1a gene encoding cyclin-L1a isoform X2, protein MYLQVLECEKNQTLVQTAWNYINDSLRTNVFVRFQPETIACACIFLAARALQIPLPARPQWHLLFGASDDDIKEICITTLRLYSRKKPNYEQLEKEVDRRKMCMAEAKLKAKGLNPDGTPALASAGGFSPASKPSSPNLIKADEKSPNGQTLKAVKKEPDNRTQISKSPHNGLRKETKIGRNSRSGSRSRSRTRSRSRSRSPRRHYNSRRSRSGTYSSRSRSHSRSPSPHRRPPSPLLPHLKTKASHHGNSDSKSGGRHNNSGHKRKRSRSRSRTPLKVERERERERDRDRERATFDSSSKKHKHERAAGHRGDRKERERSRSYDRERERGHKSKHHSSSSNSGHSGHGRHRR, encoded by the exons ATGTACCTCCAAGTCCTGGAGTGTGAAAAGAACCAAACATTGGTCCAGACCGCCTG GAACTACATAAACGACAGCTTGAGGACCAATGTGTTTGTGAGGTTCCAGCCAGAGACCATAGCGTGCGCCTGCATATTCCTGGCTGCTCGAGCTTTACAG ATCCCGCTCCCCGCCAGACCTCAGTGGCACTTGCTGTTTGGCGCAAGCGACGATGACATTAAAGAAATTTGCATCACCACTCTGAGACTCTACTCAAGGAAGAAG CCCAATTACGAGCAGCTGGAAAAGGAAGTGGACCGACGGAAGATGTGCATGGCAGAAGCGAAGCTGAAGGCCAAAGGGCTGAATCCCGACGGCACGCCGGCCTTGGCCTCCGCGGGTGGCTTCTCGCCCGCTTCCAAACCCTCGTCCCCGAACCTGATCAAAGCAGACGAGAAGTCCCCCAATGGTCAGACGCTCAAAGCGGTCAAGAAAGAGCCAGATAACCGCACGCAGATCAGCAAGAGTCCACACAATGG GTTGAGGAAAGAGACAAAGATCGGGCGGAACAGCAGGAGCGGAAGCCGCTCACGATCGAGAACGCGTTCACGGTCGAGATCTCGCTCCCCCCGCAGACA TTACAACAGCAGACGCAGTCGCTCGGGGACCTACAGTTCCCGCTCGCGTTCGCACAGCCGGAGTCCCTCTCCACACAGGCGGCCTCCCTCGCCTTTGCTCCCCCACCTCAAAACCAAGGCCTCCCACCACGGCAACAGCGACTCCAAGAGCGGCGGCCGACACAACAACAGCGGGCACAAGAGGAAACGCTCGCGATCGCGCTCACGCACACCTCTCAAAGTCGAGAGggagcgcgagcgagagagggacagagaccGCGAACGCGCAACCTTCGACTCGTCTTCAAAGAAACACAAGCACGAGCGCGCCGCCGGTCATCGGGGCGACAGGAAAGAGCGGGAGCGGTCGCGCTCGTACGACAGGGAACGGGAGAGGGGCCACAagagcaaacaccacagcagcagcagcaacagcggACATTCGGGACACGGGAGACACAGGCGCTGA
- the ccnl1a gene encoding cyclin-L1a isoform X3, which translates to MAAGPLSVSSTASTNNDGILIGDKVYSEVYLTIDSSLIPEERLSPTPSMLDGLDLHTETDLRILGCELIQSAGILLRLPQVAMATGQVLFHRFFYSKSFVKHSFEIVAMACINLASKIEEAPRRIRDVINVFHHLKQIRMKKTTSPLILDQNYINTKNQVIKAERRILKELGFCVHVKHPHKIIFMYLQVLECEKNQTLVQTAWVVRAGKSHKEPLNSASSNHMTSGSLPPLAGCPSPHSQSQC; encoded by the exons atggccgcaGGTCCCCTTTCTGTGTCTTCAACCGCGTCAACAAACAACGATGGCATCCTTATTGGTGACAAAGTTTATTCCGAGGTATATCTTACGATCGATAGCTCGCTTATCCCCGAGGAAAGGCTCTCTCCGACGCCGTCAATGCTCGACGGCCTCGACTTGCACACCGAGACCGACCTTCGAATCCTCGGATGTGAGTTGATCCAGTCGGCGGGCATTCTTCTCCGTTTGCCGCAG GTGGCGATGGCGACAGGGCAGGTGCTTTTTCATCGTTTCTTTTACTCCAAGTCCTTCGTCAAACATAGTTTCGAG ATTGTTGCTATGGCTTGTATTAACTTGGCATCCAAGATTGAAGAAGCACCTCGGCGGATACGAGATGTCATCAATGTTTTCCACCATCTCAAGCAGATTAGAATGAAAAA GACAACAAGTCCATTGATTCTTGATCAGAACTACATAAACACCAAAAATCAAGTCATCAAAGCTGAGCGTCGGATTTTAAAGGAACTGGGATTCTGTGTACACGTCAAGCATCCCCACAAG ATCATTTTCATGTACCTCCAAGTCCTGGAGTGTGAAAAGAACCAAACATTGGTCCAGACCGCCTG GGTAGTCCGTGCTGGTAAGTCACATAAAGAACCTCTGAACTCTGCCTCCTCCAACCACATGACCTCAGGAAGCCTCCCCCCTTTGGCTGGCTGCCCCTCTCCACACAGCCAGTCGCAATGCTGA